A DNA window from Malus domestica chromosome 12, GDT2T_hap1 contains the following coding sequences:
- the LOC139189864 gene encoding uncharacterized protein has translation MTNINRSPFTDEIEQAEPSREFSMPHFTSFKGDENPKSHLKHYRSAMILYQNNDVLMCKIFATTLQSEAQDWFYTLPSQSIRNFYELSLVFTKEYLSYCSIKKKSDHLFDIKKNPQESLHNYMRRFKAEKARIVGGNDSIAKTAFQAFQ, from the coding sequence atgaccaacataaacagatcacccttcacggacgagatcgagcaagcAGAGCCTTCACGCgagtttagcatgccacatttcacatctttcaaaggggatgaaaacccgaaaagtcacttaaagcactaccgaagcgcaatgattctttatcaaaacAACGATGtcctcatgtgcaagatatttgccaccactctacaaagcgaggcacaagattggttctacaccctgccgtcacaatccatccggaatttctatgaactttctttggttttcaccaaagaatatttatCTTAttgctcgatcaaaaagaagtccgaccatttgttTGACATCAAGAAGAACCCACAGGAGTCACTTCATAACTATATGAGgagattcaaagcagagaaggcaaggatagtcggaggcaacgactcgatagctaaaACAGCCTTCCAGGCTTTCCAgtag